The genomic DNA TTTCACAAGGAATTTCCAGTGCATCGCACATGGATTTGACACAGTACGCAAGTTCTTGAGAAGTGGCTTTCTTGGTTTGCATGAGCCTGGAGAAGCTTGATACATCGACATCATCATGAGGTAACGCCTGTTCCCAAGTGAATTTAGAAGCACACAGATCAAACACAGCTCGGACTCGTTCTATGTCGTATTCGAATTGTCGTCCAATTCGACTACTAGCAAATACAGCTGGTGTCATCAATTTCGGCCATGAAGATAAAGCACCGATGATTTCATCGACTCTTGAAAAGTCTTGCATGGCTATATCCCtttttccttctccttTAGTAGGTCCTCCAAGAGTTTCATTGCCCTGTACTTGAGCAAGAATTTTTAATGGTTCTCTGATGCTAATTCCATGCAATTCTAATTGAAGCCTGCGTTGTTCAGCTTCATTTGTAGTTATAGTGTTTGAACGATGGATGTCTCTTCGTGCCTCCATCCACATAGCACTTTGAGAGTCTGATGGTTTCCCTCCAAATGTGGCAGAGATACCACCCTTTATCAAAGCAATACCAGACACTCTCTTGAGTGAGTTACGGAAGTGGCTAGATGACGATGCTGTTGACTTTCTCGAAGCATGGGACTTTGTTCTTTTTAAAGACATTGATTCCACCATCGAGTTCTCCCGGAATGATTCCGACACCTCGGAGTCATTGTCGACATTGGATGAGTTGAAgaattttttcaaaaatccCGCTGACTTTCTAAATTTCAGAGACTTGGCTTTAGTGTCTACGATTGGGCGTTTGGCATCGGGCAAGCTGACAGGAGTATCATCCATGAAGTCTGACATAAACCCTGAAGATCTGGAATCACTAGACGTCGTTGAGACTGTACTGGCCCTGATCATTGAGCTGGCAGGCACATAGCTACTATTTTCATTGGACACTGACGAGCTCATTTGGCTGAATGTAGTTGGTGCTGTACTATGAGAAATAATAGACAAGCTGTTTGTGTTTACTGATGAATTAGTGCTGTGGCCGGTATCAGCTCTTCCGATTTGCCAGGCAGTTTGAGTGACACTGCTTTCTGTAGCGATGTTATCATATGAAGTTGGATCATAAGGTATGTATccatcgtcgtcttcataAGATTGCGTAGTCTGACTGTATTGGCTCTGGCCCAGATTCATTCTGGAAAATCGCTCGCTTAGTGGGCTATGATCAATGCTGGTACCGACCATTTTGGAGCGAGCTGATTTTGTGATTGTGGCAGAAAGGCtttcgtcatcgtcatcaaaTCCGTTGTGCGAAGATACCATGGACGTGCTTCTAGACATATCGTCCAAATTATCTAGACTCTCCATAACGTCATCCATGGCACTTCTCAAAGGAGAGGGGGTACGATCCAGATTCAGCGAGTGTCTACTAGAAGAGTTATGAGGAGGAGTTACCGATGTCGAATTCATTCTTGAAACTGGAACTGAATGCTGAGGAGgcactggtggtggtgcctGGTTATGTTCATAGTCGTCATCGTACTCATCGTCAGAATACGGTTCTTCTTCCGAGTCGTAGTTGTCGAATGAACGGTTTCCAGAATAATCTTGACCGGGGTGGTATGaatgatgctgttgttgttttgtcTGTGAAAAAGAGTTTTCTCTTGATGGGACAAAGCTGGGTGTGTAACTACCATCGCTGCTGTCGCTATAATCATAGTCGTCTtcaggaggagggggttgAGGATGTGTCGAATACTGGGACTGAGAATCTCTTGTTTGAAAGTTTGTGCTACTTGCAATTGAAGAGAATCTACTAATCGACGAGCTGCCACGACTCAGTTCAGCTGTGAGATCTTGTAGTATAGCTTCCCTACTCTTGAGTTCgtttctgctgccagaACGGCTTATATTCTCAGCATCATGTTCTCTAATAAAACTGGATCGAGTCAGTGATTTCATCGAGGCAGCATCACCATTATATCTCATTCCATTCCATGGACTGTCTGGACCAGGAGAAACACTTTTACGGGATACACTTGAACGGCATCTGACAGTCGAGTTGAGTCCAGGACTGGGTTCTCTGGAGATGCTATTCCGACTCAGCACAGAATGAACAGACTGTTTCGAATCTTGTCTTGTAGGCTGCTTGTTTTCTGGGGGAGGCGTAGTTTTATCCTCTACAAACTCAACAAAGTTGCAGGGGAACAATCCCACCATTTTGTTTCTACGAAGCTTTCCCAGCCACCAGTTGCCATCTCCAGTGTTCAGGACCTCTATAATATCACCCTCAATAAATCCCAAGTCACCTGTACTGTTAGAATCCAACCAAACAACCTCCaaacaacatcaacattgCTTTACCAAACCACATCCAACTACTTACGCTTCTCCTCTCCCGACCAAGAGTAGACAGCTCGAACCCATTTAGGGATTCCTGGCGGTAGTGCACTTGTCGCCATCTTCAATTGCcagtcagaaaaaaaacttcCTCTGGACTAGTCACTCTCAATTCCAAACTCCGGAGATATTCACTACCACTGATATGtgttttgaatttgtcCTTGGTTcaaagtattttttttacgTTAAAGTTCAACAGGAGAATGTACACAAAGAATGTGGCCCATTCGCTGTCCAGGAAAACGgttcaaaaaaatgcaCTATTCGTCCAACTGACACTTGTCAACGAATCCAATCAATCACAATCGTATCGAGCAGTTTTA from Sugiyamaella lignohabitans strain CBS 10342 chromosome D, complete sequence includes the following:
- the CYK3 gene encoding Cyk3p (SH3-domain protein located in the bud neck and cytokinetic actin ring; relocalizes from bud neck to nucleus upon DNA replication stress; activates the chitin synthase activity of Chs2p during cytokinesis; suppressor of growth and cytokinesis defects of chs2 phospho-mutants; GO_component: GO:0044697 - HICS complex [Evidence IPI] [PMID 22623719]; GO_component: GO:0005935 - cellular bud neck [Evidence IEA]; GO_component: GO:0005935 - cellular bud neck [Evidence IDA] [PMID 14562095]; GO_component: GO:0005935 - cellular bud neck [Evidence IDA] [PMID 21498574]; GO_component: GO:0005935 - cellular bud neck [Evidence IDA] [PMID 22842922]; GO_component: GO:0000142 - cellular bud neck contractile ring [Evidence IDA] [PMID 21498574]; GO_component: GO:0005737 - cytoplasm [Evidence IEA,IEA]; GO_component: GO:0005737 - cytoplasm [Evidence IDA] [PMID 14562095]; GO_component: GO:0005737 - cytoplasm [Evidence IDA] [PMID 22842922]; GO_component: GO:0005634 - nucleus [Evidence IDA] [PMID 22842922]; GO_function: GO:0030234 - enzyme regulator activity [Evidence IGI] [PMID 22956544]; GO_process: GO:0000917 - barrier septum assembly [Evidence IGI,IPI] [PMID 19528296]; GO_process: GO:0007049 - cell cycle [Evidence IEA]; GO_process: GO:0051301 - cell division [Evidence IEA]), coding for MVGLFPCNFVEFVEDKTTPPPENKQPTRQDSKQSVHSVLSRNSISREPSPGLNSTVRCRSSVSRKSVSPGPDSPWNGMRYNGDAASMKSLTRSSFIREHDAENISRSGSRNELKSREAILQDLTAELSRGSSSISRFSSIASSTNFQTRDSQSQYSTHPQPPPPEDDYDYSDSSDGSYTPSFVPSRENSFSQTKQQQHHSYHPGQDYSGNRSFDNYDSEEEPYSDDEYDDDYEHNQAPPPVPPQHSVPVSRMNSTSVTPPHNSSSRHSLNLDRTPSPLRSAMDDVMESLDNLDDMSRSTSMVSSHNGFDDDDESLSATITKSARSKMVGTSIDHSPLSERFSRMNLGQSQYSQTTQSYEDDDGYIPYDPTSYDNIATESSVTQTAWQIGRADTGHSTNSSVNTNSLSIISHSTAPTTFSQMSSSVSNENSSYVPASSMIRASTVSTTSSDSRSSGFMSDFMDDTPVSLPDAKRPIVDTKAKSLKFRKSAGFLKKFFNSSNVDNDSEVSESFRENSMVESMSLKRTKSHASRKSTASSSSHFRNSLKRVSGIALIKGGISATFGGKPSDSQSAMWMEARRDIHRSNTITTNEAEQRRLQLELHGISIREPLKILAQVQGNETLGGPTKGEGKRDIAMQDFSRVDEIIGALSSWPKLMTPAVFASSRIGRQFEYDIERVRAVFDLCASKFTWEQALPHDDVDVSSFSRLMQTKKATSQELAYCVKSMCDALEIPCEIIKGHLKAPGEVFDSGVVKPNHYWNAVIVDNEWRMLDVTLANPSFGNRDSYYRIEPDAFSRSASSVLRINHFYFMTRPMDLIYTHVPCAKEDQFIVPPLEPQDALALPIAGPELFKYDVKLVDYHTGLTRLNNLEIAELTLSVQHGIELLAEVVVGNTAHPDDCVKIPGLAQAYWEGNRRLFRIKGYLPEPYRQGVLNIYVGERGSLQSISRNTLGMAYSIAITHTGENAPLELVTRHPTPHCKRQDLYVKQPQCKKLLEGNTYMFSIKQHPSGGITSGSGFARVKLGVQSPSGRITKMHLADGNGHVHGTWEASVKCSEIGTWRGLVLADSGNAWSVFAEWYCT